A window of Chitinophaga sp. MM2321 contains these coding sequences:
- a CDS encoding DinB family protein codes for METQLLTAMDNTSGELLQLIAAFPEDKFNTIPFEGSWTAAQVAEHLIKAGCTPTLYGNVTATTRQPDEKIAALKELFLNFEIKMTAPSFIQPSATIHKKQDIVNDVTRVWADAKEAAGTLNLSETCTDFEFPGFGNLTRLEWINFMVIHTQRHIHQLKNISRVIESQ; via the coding sequence ATGGAAACGCAACTTCTTACAGCAATGGATAACACCTCCGGTGAACTGTTGCAGCTCATTGCTGCTTTCCCCGAAGACAAGTTCAATACTATTCCTTTTGAAGGCAGCTGGACAGCCGCACAGGTGGCAGAGCACCTGATTAAAGCCGGGTGTACACCTACACTTTATGGTAATGTAACGGCCACCACCAGGCAGCCCGATGAAAAGATTGCTGCCCTGAAAGAGCTGTTCCTGAATTTTGAGATCAAAATGACAGCTCCTTCATTTATCCAACCTTCCGCTACTATTCATAAGAAGCAGGATATTGTAAATGATGTAACCCGTGTATGGGCAGATGCAAAAGAAGCCGCCGGCACACTCAACTTATCTGAAACCTGCACGGATTTTGAGTTTCCCGGCTTCGGAAATCTCACCAGGCTGGAATGGATTAATTTTATGGTGATCCATACACAAAGACATATCCATCAGTTAAAAAATATTTCCCGGGTGATAGAAAGCCAGTGA
- a CDS encoding response regulator transcription factor has protein sequence MKKILIADDHAIIRLGLAKIIASLPVSTSVTEAETLDEAITSLGQQKFDLLILDINLPGGNNLHMISAVKLRQPDIRVLIFSAYAEQLYAINYLQAGADGYIEKNAGNEEIKAAIITTLRQEKYMSATTRENMLHKLNLPGNNERNPIASLSPRETEVLHLLGKGFPIARIATLLQLHITTVSTYKTRIFDKLEVTNIVDLLKKMEIYSPPI, from the coding sequence ATGAAAAAAATACTGATTGCTGATGACCACGCCATCATTCGTTTAGGTCTGGCAAAAATAATAGCATCCCTCCCTGTATCTACCTCTGTTACCGAGGCTGAAACGCTGGATGAAGCGATCACCTCCCTCGGACAACAAAAGTTTGACCTGCTGATCCTGGATATTAATCTGCCTGGTGGCAATAACCTTCATATGATTAGTGCAGTTAAATTAAGACAACCGGATATACGGGTGCTTATTTTCTCTGCATATGCCGAACAACTTTATGCCATCAATTATTTACAGGCAGGTGCGGATGGATATATCGAAAAAAATGCGGGGAACGAAGAAATCAAAGCAGCGATCATCACCACATTGAGACAGGAGAAATATATGAGTGCCACCACCCGCGAAAACATGCTCCATAAGCTCAACCTGCCTGGTAACAATGAAAGAAACCCCATCGCCAGTCTTTCGCCACGCGAAACAGAAGTACTGCACCTGTTAGGTAAAGGCTTTCCCATCGCCAGGATCGCCACCCTGCTTCAGCTGCATATTACCACTGTGAGCACTTATAAAACGCGCATCTTCGATAAGCTGGAGGTCACCAACATTGTAGACCTGCTGAAGAAAATGGAGATCTATAGCCCTCCTATTTAA
- a CDS encoding two-component regulator propeller domain-containing protein: MRIVLFLCLFLIQYIRLFADPGKEDSLFSIEELNDQNGLPQNSVKFIAPDVNGFIWLATEGGLVRFDGRQCRTFNSSNLAVSGDRVSSILPGITGSSLVISIGRKKDALLVNEGKATVAPTSYKGYEYLYNRDASETYAIYSSPDGYLERGMTKEHIVALKEDACFRITKDTIRFEKLGVEQYRMIYSGLKPEKLFVLDGHLCYLSEKGLFEVFDRDKIYTARLMGALTDIPLSGSFGKAMKLYWNFAAQQVFIYFNNVCYRLKLTDEGHLHSRPVLNNFDLQEKDIVTIYQDEKNERVFLGSITKGLFISTRKKFRVLIPGGKRTSVFYAQAPFGNKGIVSGGTLFDSLFKTKKLPVFNEFNDAYSILRDHKNTYWYKNGRMLYHLNSDLTKILWVHELEDAINQLYLDEDGRLWIGGERKGLYVLETTAATPKPRLFTDAIRDASYLLRENSTTLWVGTGNGLYRMHASGRVDTIPDFNGKYIRSLLIPKTGEVWITVDGQGVFIYKNNRVITIPLDPQQYLLSAHCIVPDGQGYLWITTNKGLLQTSYRDLTAYAEGEKREIYYLYYRKEKGFNTNEFNGGCEPCALKLQNGDISLPSMDGLVYFTPAQINAELPDKKIFVDNIKVDAKEITVADAVKLPNNFHHFSMQISSPYFGDTRNLQCYYLLKSANDDHGVWLPVSNEQVIEFSSLPYGEYQLFIRKISGFGKQNITERVFSIEVMRAYYETIWFRVLVAGLIVLLIFIYFWFRTHRLRKKNLAWEARVSERTSELHEALGLMRKQAFMQQRLIAAISHDIKTPLKYLMLVTADEQQEEEEQTAVYTGLYRMFHLVDNLIQYMKSQFRNDDSRLEMVDIGLLLEEKADIFRPVAHSKGVSIVNLTSGNITALVNGQLLAVVIHNLLDNAVKYTSKGFVRMEVSRLGDSILIRLADSGIGMPLPLVEWINGQADDQVHPDERPPANNGLGLLIVMELLQLINAALQVTASEASGTTILLTISPVK, encoded by the coding sequence ATGAGAATTGTTTTATTCCTTTGTCTTTTCCTTATACAATATATAAGACTGTTCGCTGATCCTGGAAAAGAAGACTCCCTCTTTTCTATCGAAGAACTTAATGACCAGAATGGACTGCCACAAAATAGCGTAAAGTTTATTGCCCCGGATGTAAACGGATTTATATGGCTGGCTACAGAAGGTGGCCTGGTAAGGTTTGACGGCAGACAATGCCGGACTTTCAACAGCAGCAACCTCGCCGTTTCAGGTGATCGTGTATCCTCGATACTTCCTGGTATTACAGGCAGCAGCCTGGTTATAAGTATTGGCCGAAAGAAGGACGCATTACTGGTGAATGAGGGGAAAGCCACGGTTGCACCAACCTCTTATAAAGGCTATGAATACCTTTATAATAGGGACGCTTCAGAAACATATGCCATATACAGTTCCCCGGATGGGTATCTGGAACGCGGAATGACCAAGGAGCATATTGTTGCACTGAAGGAAGATGCTTGTTTCAGGATAACGAAAGATACGATACGGTTTGAAAAGCTGGGTGTTGAACAATATCGCATGATCTACTCCGGATTGAAGCCGGAAAAACTGTTTGTACTGGATGGTCATCTCTGTTATCTCAGCGAAAAAGGATTGTTTGAGGTGTTTGATCGGGATAAGATTTACACCGCCCGCTTAATGGGCGCTTTAACAGATATACCTCTCTCCGGTTCATTTGGGAAAGCAATGAAGCTTTACTGGAATTTTGCAGCCCAACAGGTTTTTATTTACTTCAATAATGTTTGTTACAGGTTGAAGCTGACAGACGAGGGTCATTTACATTCCAGACCTGTACTGAACAATTTTGATTTACAGGAAAAGGATATCGTAACGATTTACCAGGATGAAAAAAATGAACGGGTATTCCTCGGTAGTATTACAAAAGGATTGTTTATAAGTACACGGAAGAAGTTCCGGGTATTGATTCCTGGGGGAAAGCGGACCAGCGTATTTTATGCTCAGGCACCTTTCGGAAATAAGGGTATCGTATCAGGAGGTACCTTATTCGACAGTCTGTTTAAAACGAAAAAACTGCCTGTATTTAATGAATTCAACGACGCCTATAGTATACTGAGGGATCATAAGAACACCTATTGGTACAAGAACGGGAGGATGCTTTATCACCTCAATAGCGATCTTACAAAAATCCTTTGGGTACATGAACTGGAAGATGCTATTAACCAATTATACCTGGATGAGGATGGCCGCTTGTGGATAGGTGGGGAGCGCAAGGGTTTGTATGTATTGGAAACAACAGCAGCAACACCCAAACCGCGACTTTTTACCGATGCCATCAGGGATGCTTCTTACCTGCTGCGGGAAAACAGTACTACGTTATGGGTGGGAACGGGAAATGGTTTATACAGGATGCACGCATCGGGGCGGGTGGACACCATTCCGGATTTTAACGGGAAATATATCCGTAGTCTGCTGATCCCTAAAACAGGTGAAGTATGGATCACCGTAGATGGACAGGGTGTTTTTATATACAAAAATAACCGGGTGATCACTATTCCGTTGGACCCCCAGCAATACCTGTTGTCTGCCCACTGTATCGTGCCGGACGGGCAGGGATATTTATGGATTACCACCAATAAAGGCTTGCTGCAAACAAGTTATCGTGATCTTACAGCATATGCGGAAGGAGAGAAGCGGGAGATCTATTATTTATACTACCGGAAGGAGAAAGGATTCAATACCAATGAATTTAATGGAGGATGTGAGCCTTGTGCACTAAAATTGCAGAATGGCGATATTTCGTTGCCCTCCATGGACGGACTGGTGTATTTTACCCCTGCGCAGATCAATGCAGAGTTACCCGACAAAAAAATTTTTGTAGATAATATAAAAGTGGATGCAAAGGAAATAACCGTAGCTGATGCGGTTAAATTACCCAACAACTTCCATCACTTTAGTATGCAGATCAGTTCACCTTATTTTGGGGATACCCGGAATTTGCAATGCTACTATTTACTGAAATCTGCAAATGATGATCACGGTGTATGGCTACCCGTTAGTAATGAACAGGTGATTGAATTCTCCTCGTTACCTTATGGCGAATACCAGTTGTTTATCCGGAAAATAAGTGGGTTTGGAAAGCAGAATATTACGGAGCGGGTGTTCAGTATTGAGGTAATGAGAGCCTATTATGAAACTATCTGGTTCCGGGTATTGGTGGCGGGGCTGATAGTACTGTTGATATTCATTTATTTCTGGTTTCGTACACACCGGCTGCGTAAAAAGAATCTTGCGTGGGAAGCGCGGGTGTCAGAACGTACCAGTGAATTACATGAGGCATTAGGGCTGATGCGTAAGCAGGCATTTATGCAGCAACGGTTAATAGCAGCGATTTCACATGATATAAAAACACCCCTCAAATACCTGATGCTGGTAACAGCAGATGAACAACAGGAAGAGGAAGAACAAACGGCTGTTTACACAGGGCTGTATCGCATGTTCCACCTGGTGGATAACCTGATCCAATATATGAAATCCCAGTTCAGGAATGATGATTCCAGGCTGGAGATGGTGGATATAGGCCTGTTGCTGGAAGAGAAGGCGGATATTTTCCGGCCTGTTGCACACAGTAAAGGGGTGAGTATTGTAAACCTGACATCAGGGAATATAACTGCGCTTGTAAACGGTCAACTGCTGGCAGTAGTGATCCACAACTTATTGGATAATGCCGTGAAGTATACGTCCAAAGGTTTTGTCCGGATGGAGGTTTCCAGGTTGGGCGACAGTATTTTAATCCGGCTGGCCGATTCCGGTATCGGAATGCCCCTTCCCCTGGTGGAATGGATCAACGGACAGGCAGACGATCAGGTACATCCTGACGAAAGACCCCCTGCCAATAATGGTTTGGGCCTGTTGATTGTAATGGAACTTTTACAACTGATCAATGCAGCGTTGCAGGTAACTGCCAGTGAGGCAAGTGGAACTACTATTTTATTAACGATTTCTCCTGTTAAATAG
- a CDS encoding DUF4199 domain-containing protein: protein MDKIEATEGGANQQEIAAKTAEMAKFKALYKNPLFVILITYSEILPVGLIISLISALILKKRAPRQLATDIH, encoded by the coding sequence ATGGATAAAATTGAAGCGACGGAGGGAGGAGCCAACCAACAGGAGATAGCCGCCAAAACTGCGGAGATGGCAAAATTCAAGGCGCTGTATAAGAATCCATTATTTGTAATATTGATCACTTATTCAGAAATTCTTCCGGTGGGCTTGATAATTTCCCTGATCAGCGCCCTAATCCTGAAAAAGAGGGCGCCACGGCAATTGGCAACGGATATTCATTAA
- a CDS encoding NADPH-dependent FMN reductase, translating to MNSKINILAISGSTRTQSSNLNLIKAFADQASDVFTVHIFEGLSDIPHFNPDLDNENPPEQVAAFRRQLNAADGILICTPEYAIGVPGTLKNAIDWTVSSMEFSKKPVALITASTSGMKGHQSLLGTLLIIEAKMTAATQLVISGIKTKVNNDCKITDTNTLNSVQQLIQSLAALVKDEPVRLLPAPTLF from the coding sequence ATGAACAGCAAGATAAATATATTGGCTATATCAGGGAGCACCAGAACACAATCTTCCAATCTTAACCTGATCAAGGCGTTTGCTGATCAGGCTTCGGATGTTTTTACCGTACACATTTTTGAAGGACTGTCAGACATTCCGCACTTTAATCCGGACCTGGACAATGAAAACCCGCCTGAACAGGTAGCAGCCTTCCGCAGACAGCTGAACGCCGCCGATGGAATACTGATCTGTACACCGGAGTATGCTATTGGCGTGCCGGGCACCCTGAAAAATGCCATCGACTGGACCGTTTCCTCCATGGAGTTTTCAAAGAAGCCGGTAGCTCTCATCACTGCATCTACCTCCGGCATGAAAGGGCATCAATCTCTTTTGGGAACGCTCCTGATCATTGAAGCTAAAATGACCGCAGCTACACAGCTTGTTATTTCAGGGATTAAAACAAAGGTGAATAACGACTGTAAAATAACGGATACGAATACACTAAATAGTGTTCAGCAACTGATTCAATCCCTGGCGGCATTGGTAAAAGATGAGCCGGTAAGATTATTGCCGGCGCCTACCTTATTCTAA
- a CDS encoding GNAT family N-acetyltransferase, with the protein MQKNHAITQLSNADSEQIINLILPIQQIENNVPVTLADQPDLLDIENAYIHTGGGFWGYRHEGEIVGTIGLINIGNHGGTIRKMFVKKEYRGKELGVAQLLLEALTAYCKTVGITDLYLGTVHTLKAAIRFYERNGFQQTAKADLPASFPVMQVDDTFFHLNMHR; encoded by the coding sequence ATGCAAAAGAACCATGCCATAACGCAACTCTCTAATGCAGACAGCGAACAGATCATCAACCTGATCCTGCCTATCCAGCAGATAGAAAACAATGTGCCCGTAACGTTAGCCGATCAACCGGACCTGCTGGACATTGAAAACGCTTATATACATACCGGTGGCGGATTCTGGGGCTACCGGCATGAAGGGGAGATTGTTGGCACCATCGGCCTGATCAACATTGGTAACCACGGCGGTACTATCCGGAAAATGTTTGTAAAAAAAGAATACCGGGGTAAAGAGCTCGGTGTGGCGCAGCTGCTACTCGAAGCATTGACCGCTTATTGTAAAACGGTTGGCATCACCGACCTGTACCTGGGGACCGTACATACTTTAAAGGCCGCTATCCGCTTTTATGAACGCAACGGCTTTCAGCAAACCGCTAAAGCTGATCTCCCCGCTTCTTTCCCTGTTATGCAGGTAGATGATACGTTCTTTCATTTGAACATGCACAGATAA
- a CDS encoding MarR family winged helix-turn-helix transcriptional regulator has protein sequence MINVIDQSGILAISTRLQRLSDQIRKDGKKIYEAYGIDFEPKWFPVIYTLHHKPSLGVVEISAEIGYSHPSTISLLKELEKLKLIQSKKDKSDERKRLIRLTDKGKAMVNRIAPVWDVMTAALTALTDTKHNLMKAIDEVENNIRQQGFYNRAEQLRQAE, from the coding sequence ATGATAAATGTAATTGACCAATCCGGTATTCTCGCTATCTCTACGCGGTTGCAACGGTTAAGTGATCAGATCCGGAAAGATGGAAAGAAAATATACGAGGCCTACGGCATCGATTTTGAACCCAAATGGTTTCCGGTGATCTATACGCTGCATCATAAACCCTCCCTGGGTGTGGTGGAAATATCTGCGGAGATAGGCTATTCCCATCCTTCCACGATCAGTTTATTAAAAGAGCTGGAAAAATTGAAACTGATCCAGTCAAAAAAGGATAAATCCGATGAGCGGAAAAGGCTGATCCGGTTAACAGATAAAGGTAAGGCAATGGTAAACCGGATAGCGCCTGTATGGGACGTGATGACGGCCGCACTCACGGCTTTGACGGATACAAAGCATAACCTGATGAAAGCAATTGATGAAGTGGAAAACAATATCAGGCAACAAGGTTTTTATAACAGGGCTGAACAATTAAGACAGGCTGAATAA
- a CDS encoding LacI family DNA-binding transcriptional regulator: MYLRLFYFKFEQTFVHLKGNVTITDISRESKVSVSTVSRVLNGLSRQYRISKETEDTVMKIARKLHYRPNLTAVNLRRKKSNTIGLLVPTLFNPFFSNIASIVNHELRKNGYSVILMDCGEDEKTELEVLEFLVDRRIDGLLVMPSGHDCPHLDALYTKGMPMVCIDRYFESSAIPFVSTNNFQGAYELTKYLVSCGHKRIACIQGVNYVMPNKQRVAGYTAALADAGLPVYYIGGQDFSEENGYLETKLLLQQQVKPTAIFGLSDTIILGAIKALKEEGMTVPDDVSLATFDNALYLDYLAPALTSVVQPVAEIAQIAIRILLERMSGEPEGKRQQEKILLSPRIIHRASVREI; the protein is encoded by the coding sequence TTGTATTTACGATTATTTTATTTTAAGTTTGAACAAACGTTTGTGCATCTGAAAGGCAATGTAACAATAACAGATATTTCACGTGAGTCGAAAGTTTCGGTCAGCACGGTATCCCGTGTACTAAATGGTTTATCCCGGCAGTACCGGATCAGCAAAGAAACAGAAGATACCGTTATGAAGATAGCCCGTAAACTACATTACAGGCCCAATCTGACAGCAGTCAACCTGCGGCGTAAGAAAAGCAATACGATAGGATTACTGGTACCAACATTGTTCAATCCTTTCTTTTCCAACATTGCCAGTATTGTAAATCATGAACTGCGCAAGAACGGTTATTCTGTAATCCTGATGGATTGCGGGGAAGATGAAAAAACGGAGCTGGAAGTACTGGAATTCCTGGTAGACAGGCGCATAGATGGTTTGCTGGTAATGCCTTCCGGACATGATTGTCCGCACCTGGATGCGCTGTACACAAAAGGGATGCCGATGGTTTGCATAGATCGTTACTTTGAAAGTTCTGCGATCCCTTTTGTGTCAACTAATAATTTCCAGGGAGCTTATGAGCTGACAAAATACCTGGTGAGTTGCGGACATAAAAGAATAGCCTGTATCCAGGGTGTAAATTATGTGATGCCCAACAAGCAGAGAGTAGCGGGATATACTGCTGCACTCGCAGATGCAGGGTTACCGGTATATTATATAGGTGGTCAGGATTTCAGCGAAGAGAACGGCTATCTCGAAACCAAATTATTATTACAGCAGCAGGTAAAGCCTACTGCCATTTTTGGATTAAGTGATACCATTATATTAGGTGCGATAAAAGCATTAAAGGAAGAAGGGATGACAGTTCCGGATGATGTGTCGCTGGCTACATTTGATAACGCACTTTATCTCGACTACCTCGCTCCCGCGCTTACCAGTGTGGTGCAGCCGGTGGCAGAGATTGCGCAGATAGCTATCAGGATACTGCTGGAAAGGATGAGCGGAGAACCCGAAGGCAAACGTCAGCAGGAGAAGATATTACTGTCTCCCCGGATCATCCACCGCGCTTCTGTAAGAGAAATATAA
- the rbsK gene encoding ribokinase codes for MQSLLRRPITVIGSSNTDMVIKAPRIPGPGETILGGTFFMNSGGKGANQAVATARLGGQVHFITALGEDVFGQKQLQAFKDDGINTDHILIDKDQPSGIALITVDDQGENCIVVAPGANAALLPAAIEKATGVIAGSDIILVQLEIPMETVQKVLELATLHKKKVILNPAPAQKLSTQILNGLYLITPNSTEASMLTGLLINNVTDCEKAAAILRTRGVQQVVITLGSKGAYVSSDTFTGMVAAPEVTAVDSTGAGDTFNGAIAVALSQQQSLHDAVVFACKAAAISVTKAGAQSSIPYLHEIVS; via the coding sequence ATGCAAAGTTTACTACGTAGGCCCATTACCGTTATCGGGTCGTCCAATACCGACATGGTGATTAAAGCACCCCGCATCCCCGGGCCGGGAGAAACTATACTGGGCGGCACCTTCTTTATGAACTCGGGTGGCAAAGGCGCCAACCAGGCTGTAGCAACAGCAAGGCTGGGGGGTCAGGTACATTTTATCACCGCACTGGGAGAGGATGTTTTCGGACAAAAGCAGTTACAGGCTTTTAAAGACGATGGTATCAATACAGACCATATCCTGATTGACAAAGATCAGCCCAGCGGCATAGCACTCATTACGGTAGACGACCAGGGCGAAAACTGTATTGTAGTAGCACCCGGCGCCAATGCTGCTCTCCTCCCGGCAGCGATAGAAAAAGCAACCGGAGTAATTGCCGGTTCCGATATCATCCTGGTACAACTGGAAATCCCTATGGAAACGGTACAAAAAGTACTGGAACTAGCCACCCTCCATAAGAAAAAAGTAATCCTGAATCCTGCACCGGCACAAAAATTATCCACACAGATACTGAACGGTCTTTACCTGATCACGCCCAACAGTACCGAAGCCTCCATGCTGACGGGGCTGCTGATCAACAATGTAACAGATTGTGAAAAAGCCGCTGCCATATTAAGAACGCGTGGCGTACAACAGGTAGTGATCACACTGGGCAGCAAAGGCGCCTATGTATCCAGTGATACGTTTACCGGCATGGTCGCCGCACCAGAGGTAACAGCCGTTGATTCCACCGGCGCCGGCGATACTTTTAACGGCGCCATAGCCGTTGCTTTATCACAACAACAATCACTACACGACGCAGTGGTATTTGCGTGCAAAGCCGCCGCCATATCCGTTACCAAAGCCGGTGCGCAGTCATCGATTCCCTATCTGCATGAAATCGTTTCCTAA
- a CDS encoding GRP family sugar transporter has product MFTVESYPLAICFTVVTMLCWGSWANTQKLAAGKWRYELFYWDYVIGIFLFSLAAAFTLGSYGATGRSFLADLAQADTSNILSAFAGGVVFNLANILLTAAIAIAGMSVAFPIGIGLALVLGTVLNYFLVQKGDPLWLSAGVLMVTLAIILNAVAYRKKAAGNTRTSTKGILLALFAGLLMSFFYRFIAGAMDLQNFIEPEAGKMTPYTAVVVFAAGILVSNILLNTIMMKKPLEGPPLKYADWFKGRFSLHAIGLLGGVIWGLGNLLNLIAAGKAGPAISYGLGQGATLIAAIWGVFVWKEFKGAPASVGWLLAGMFLFFIAGICSIIISGA; this is encoded by the coding sequence ATGTTTACAGTCGAATCTTATCCACTTGCTATCTGTTTCACTGTCGTTACCATGTTATGCTGGGGCTCATGGGCCAATACGCAAAAGCTGGCCGCCGGAAAATGGCGCTATGAACTTTTCTATTGGGATTATGTCATTGGCATCTTTCTTTTCTCCCTGGCTGCCGCTTTTACACTGGGCAGCTATGGTGCTACCGGGCGCAGTTTCCTGGCCGACCTCGCACAGGCAGACACCAGTAATATCCTCAGTGCTTTTGCCGGCGGCGTGGTCTTTAACCTGGCCAATATCCTGCTCACCGCAGCTATTGCCATCGCGGGTATGTCGGTAGCATTTCCTATCGGTATAGGACTCGCACTGGTGCTGGGTACTGTACTGAATTATTTCCTGGTGCAAAAAGGTGACCCACTATGGTTGTCTGCCGGCGTATTGATGGTAACACTAGCTATCATCCTCAATGCGGTGGCTTATCGCAAAAAGGCCGCCGGTAATACACGCACCAGTACCAAAGGAATCCTGCTCGCACTCTTCGCAGGATTATTGATGTCTTTCTTTTATCGTTTCATCGCCGGTGCGATGGATCTCCAGAACTTCATTGAGCCGGAAGCGGGCAAGATGACGCCTTATACCGCCGTCGTGGTATTCGCTGCCGGCATTCTCGTCAGCAACATCCTGCTCAATACCATCATGATGAAAAAGCCACTGGAAGGCCCTCCATTGAAGTATGCCGACTGGTTCAAAGGCCGCTTCTCCCTCCACGCAATAGGCTTGCTGGGTGGTGTCATCTGGGGGCTGGGCAACCTGCTCAATCTCATTGCTGCCGGTAAAGCCGGTCCTGCTATCTCCTATGGCCTGGGTCAGGGCGCTACCCTGATAGCTGCCATCTGGGGCGTATTTGTATGGAAAGAGTTCAAAGGCGCTCCTGCCAGTGTGGGATGGCTCCTCGCTGGTATGTTCCTCTTTTTTATCGCAGGTATCTGTTCTATTATTATTTCAGGGGCCTGA
- a CDS encoding ADP-ribosylglycohydrolase family protein has protein sequence MKILSILSCVFLSVVMQATAQQKNTTHRISKTALQDKIKGGWAGQTIGVTFGGPYEFQYNGTFIQDYQPLEWHEGYVKHVMANNPGLYDDLYMDLTFVDIFERFGLDAPIDSFANAFANAGYTLWHANQAARYNILNGIKAPASGHWLQNIHADDIDYQIEADYAGLMSPGMPNTASAISDKIGHIMNYGDGWYGGVYVGAMYTLAFTSNDIKYIVKEALKTIPAKSKYYQCMSDVIKWHQQFPNDWHRTWFELQKKWSSDIACPGGVFVPLNIDATINSAYVILGLLYGNGDYEKTLEISTRAGQDADCNPSTAAGILGTMLGYDKIPEKWKAGLNGAEDMDFKYTTISLNKVYDIGYRHALENIKRNGGTINENDVVIKTQVPQAVKFEESFPGMYPVAKKDLHVNGQEISFSFEGTGFVLSGYAAKKGDAPDDAIEATVQVDGKIIQHIKLPTSYLTRRDEICYKLDLPMGKHDVKVTVTNQRPDNYELRTGNYIVFNKK, from the coding sequence ATGAAAATTTTAAGCATCCTCTCCTGTGTATTCCTCTCCGTTGTTATGCAGGCTACTGCCCAACAGAAGAATACCACGCACCGGATCAGCAAAACAGCCTTACAGGATAAAATCAAAGGCGGCTGGGCCGGACAAACCATCGGCGTAACTTTCGGCGGCCCTTATGAATTCCAGTACAATGGCACTTTTATCCAGGATTACCAGCCGCTGGAATGGCATGAAGGCTATGTGAAACACGTAATGGCAAACAACCCGGGGTTATATGATGACCTCTATATGGATCTGACTTTTGTGGATATATTCGAGCGGTTTGGACTGGACGCACCCATAGACTCCTTCGCCAACGCATTTGCCAATGCAGGCTATACACTGTGGCATGCCAACCAGGCAGCCAGGTATAATATCCTCAACGGCATTAAAGCACCGGCATCCGGCCACTGGCTGCAAAATATCCATGCAGACGATATCGACTACCAGATTGAAGCCGACTACGCCGGACTCATGAGCCCCGGTATGCCGAATACCGCATCCGCTATCAGCGATAAAATAGGCCATATCATGAACTACGGCGATGGCTGGTATGGTGGTGTATATGTAGGCGCTATGTATACGCTGGCATTCACCAGTAATGATATTAAATATATCGTGAAGGAAGCGTTGAAAACCATTCCTGCAAAAAGCAAATACTACCAGTGCATGTCGGATGTGATCAAATGGCATCAACAGTTCCCTAACGACTGGCACCGCACCTGGTTTGAATTGCAGAAAAAATGGTCATCAGATATTGCTTGTCCGGGTGGCGTTTTCGTTCCCTTAAATATCGATGCTACTATCAATTCCGCTTATGTTATCCTGGGATTATTATACGGTAACGGCGATTATGAAAAAACGCTGGAAATATCCACCCGCGCGGGTCAGGATGCCGACTGTAATCCATCTACAGCAGCCGGTATCTTAGGCACGATGCTGGGATACGACAAAATTCCCGAAAAGTGGAAGGCCGGACTTAACGGTGCAGAAGACATGGATTTCAAATACACTACGATCTCCCTGAATAAAGTATATGATATCGGCTACCGCCATGCACTGGAAAATATAAAAAGGAATGGTGGCACCATCAACGAAAATGATGTTGTAATCAAAACGCAGGTACCGCAAGCGGTGAAATTTGAAGAAAGCTTCCCCGGTATGTATCCTGTTGCAAAAAAGGATTTACATGTCAATGGACAGGAGATCAGCTTTTCCTTTGAAGGAACAGGGTTTGTCCTTTCCGGTTATGCTGCAAAGAAAGGAGATGCACCGGATGATGCAATTGAAGCCACTGTACAGGTGGATGGTAAAATCATCCAGCACATTAAACTCCCCACCAGTTACCTTACCCGTAGAGATGAAATCTGCTATAAGCTCGATTTACCAATGGGTAAACATGATGTGAAAGTAACGGTCACGAATCAACGCCCGGATAATTACGAGCTGAGAACAGGCAACTATATTGTTTTCAACAAGAAATAA